The sequence below is a genomic window from Acanthochromis polyacanthus isolate Apoly-LR-REF ecotype Palm Island chromosome 14, KAUST_Apoly_ChrSc, whole genome shotgun sequence.
gaaaaacaaaatatcaaaaaatatttgtttaacCGTACGGCTGTCTTGGTCAGCACCTAAATATGCCATCACTGCTTGTTACTTTGACTACCTCCATATTTCACATTAAGTGATAGTCGCTGGAGTTTCACTCACTCTTAATGATAACTTTAAGTGGCAACAGTCCGCTAATAATATCACTGTTAGCGCTAGCTCAGCTAACGCAAGTTAGCTCCTTGTGATTTTCACGGTAAACTGTTCAGGGCTCAGTTCCTTTAACCCAAAAATATCGCGGTTGCGGATCGAACTTTGTACACTTAATTGCACGTAGTATATTGAGTGTACCAAAAACATTAATCTGGAATAATTATTATCTTAGCCTGCTAAGAAAATAAACACCGCTAAGGAAGAGGAACTAATATTCGCGAGCTCTGGCGAACAGTCGGAACGATATTCATCAAACACAGGAAGTGTAGCAGAGGTCGCTGTCCTACAACTATCACAGCATTACAGCCATACGTTTTGCACATGGGTGATTTAGATAATTAAAGTGCTATATTCAAAGACTGTTTGTACACGGAAATCGGCGAAGCACTCCAAGAGAGCCGTGAGGACAGATAAAGCAAGTCAGCaggatatttattatttaacatCAACGCCTGCATCATGTTTGCTGGTACCATCTGCTATCAGATTGTATGATCACCAGTTAGCCAGCAGACCAGAATCCATCACTTAGAAACAGACTGGACTGTCACGCAGATCTGCAAATGAGTTGGGATTCCGTGTGTAGGTCTGTGCTCCTACAAAGCTTCACAACAACTGTATGAAGGCTGATTCCTCTTGAAGAGTGCTGAAGCCATCGTCATGCCCCTGTCAGACTTTCTGGACGGCCTGAAGGACAACCCCTACTTCGGGGCTGGATTTGGACTGGTTGGGGTTGGGACAGCGTTGGCAGTGGCCAGAAAAGGTGCCCAGGTGGGGATGATCTTCTTCCGCAGGCACTACATGATCACTCTGGAGGTCCCCAGCAGGGACAAGAGCTACCACTGGCTGCTGAGCTGGATCACCAAGCATGCCAGGCACACTCAGCACCTCAGCGTGGAGACCTCCTACCTGGCACACGAGAGTGGACGGATTCACACGCAGTTTGACTTCCACCCGAGTCCTGGGAACCACATCATCTGGTCAGAAGAATCCTCCAGATGTATTTAAGTCTAGTTTATCATAGTATCAGTACATTTTATATTAAAGCTGGATGAAAACATctcattgtgatttttctggCAAGTAATGCAATTTCATTTGTGATATATTTTTGTCAAGTTAAAAATCAGATGAATATTCCTCGTGGATTTAGAGCATGTGATGGAGGATTACCACATGAGACACCAGCAAAAGTGTGACTGTCACATAAGGAGGACAGCATGAgttagtttttgctttttttcatccTAAATCACtgctgttgtgatttttttttttggaatggtGTCATTGTGATCTAAATTTGAAATcaattcattgtttttgcatTATATACACAAACTCAGCTTCAAAACTTTACATCATGATACCTAAATATGTTCATCTTATTGATGGTTCTCTTGGCCAACTGCACAACTTGTGACACTGTCATCCATTGTGGTCTGCAGGTATGGAAGGAAGTGGATCAGGGTGGAAAGGACGAGAGAGAAGCAGATGGTGGACCTGCACACTGGAACCCCCTGGGAGTCTGTCACTTTCACCGCTTTgggcagagacagacagatctTCTTTAATATCTTACAAGAAGGTACAGGTTGACAGTTTACACCCTTCCAAAACACTTCCCCCAGTCTTTCCATGTGACAGCGCTGCTTTACTCAGCTGGTCATTTAATGCAGCTGTCAATTCTGTTTTGCAGCCAGAGAGTTGGCCCTGAAGCAGGAAGAAGGAAGGACAGTAATGTACACAGCTATGGGCGCAGAGTGGAGGCCCTTTGGGTTTCCACGGCGACGCAGACCCCTCAGCTCGGTGGTACTGGAGGCCGGTGTGGCTGAAAGGATCGTAGATGACGTGAAGGACTTTATTGGAAACCCAAAGTGGTACACAGATAGGGGTAAAGTATCTCTGGGCTCAACCATACTCATTCACTGCATAtggatgttgtgtttcatttccaTATCATCCAGTTTTATGATTCATTCTTGGTATCATGATGATCATGATGTAAATTTTCCCCTTAAACATGCTAACCCATAAGTGATCAATATCATGCCTTtaaaatcagctgatttttaaacCTGTTAGTTGATTGTCATACTGTAGAGGACAAAGCAATGAGTGTATGGAATACAGGaaattgcagtattttttgaaaatgttcacagtgaTGTAATATGTATGACCTCTAGCTCTCTGGTTAAAATAGGATAAACAAGGAGATTCgtcctttcatttttttaaatgatcatttttgttaaattgccTGCTTTGTGGAACAATTTCCAGTTTATCTGTGATGGCCATCTGATTGACTGTGATCCACTGTCTATGCAGGCATTCCCTACAGGAGAGGATATCTGCTGTACGGTCCCCCAGGATGTGGAAAGAGCAGCTTTATGTGAGTATGCTATTAATTTGGatttctccctctttctgttttgcatcttggGTGATTGAAACTTGTCAGATATTTGAGTTCAAATCAGCTAATATGCTCATAACTCACTGTATTGCAGCACGGCGCTGGCAGGTGAGCTGGGCTACAGTATCTGTCTGATGAGTCTGAGCGACCGAACGCTCTCAGATGACCGTCTGAACCACCTTCTGAGTGTGGCGCCTCAGCAAAGCATCATTCTGCTGGAGGACGTAGATGCAGCCTTTGTCAGCAGAGACCTGCTTCCCACTGAGAGTGAGTAGCAGGGAGTTTTATTTGCTCACATTTTAGGGTGTAAAAGACGCTGAAATTCAATGTTGAGGTAATCTGTAAAAGTTTTGTTTCTCagacagactttgtgttttgttctcgTTTGAGGATGACTTTCAAATCACTgacttgtgttttctttgcctCTCAGACCCTATGGCCTACCAGGGAATGGGAAGACTGACCTTCAGTGGACTGCTCAACTCTCTCGATGGAGTTGCTTCATCTGAGGCCAGAATAGTTTTTATGACCACCAACTTCATAGACAGGTACTGTTGGAAGGAAATTCATAATCACAGTATATAGTACAGCTCCACGAATTAATACAACTTCAAccaagattttttaaaaagtggagCAAACATGTAATGAAACAGCAAAtaagttctgtttttattcttatgAAAGGTGTGTTTACATTCACTGTTGCTAATCTACATCTAGTTCACAGTCAACTGGGGACACCAAACAAAACTAACACAGTCTAATGTAATAATCCTGCATTAGGTTTTGGCTTCATGAAGTTATATGGTTTGTTTGCATTATGCTCTACTATCTTTAAGTGGCCAGAGTAAtattgctttaaaatgtttgaacaAATTGGACATTAGAGACAGAATTTACCATTATATTGAACTATGCTAAACTGTAACTATCTGATTACAGTGATATCTTTATAAATGGACATTACTAACTAATTTATCATGGCTAGCTAAATGCATGCTTTTACGTGCATTGAGGAGTATTTTCAACCATATTAACTGCCAGTCTGTAATCTCTGCTCACAGGTTAGACGCAGCACTCATCCGACCCGGCCGTGTTGATCTGAAGCAGTACATCGGACACTGTACCGACTGGCAGCTCACCCAGATGTTCCGGCGGTTCTACCCTGACGAACCTGCCTCTGAAGGAGAGCGGTTTGCAGAGCGTGCCTTAGCCACACATTCTGAGATAAGCGCTGCTCAGGTGCAGGGACACTTTCTGCTGCACAAAATGGACCCTGTAGGATCTATAGACAATGTTGCCCAAATTAAAGGATGAAAGGTCGGGAAGGGATTTTGAGACTGATTActgaatataaaataaaaagaaaagagaaacatgAGTAAATTGTTGTCACTTTTCCACTTGAGGTTATTTTATTAGTAAGTTAGATATGCTTTGACACCataaactagggctggacccgaatatccgaatattcgtttgctacggcactatccggatatttaattttggtatccgaatattcgcccccccttCCCGCCGTCAGATgtcaccgggcggaaagaatatgcagcgttactgtcttccctccgccttccgcctacatcggctcatctcgtcctgtgatcacataaacatatacacatatgtctataacatatacacatatgtcgatgtgatcaccccctcctccccccagatgaaaatattcggagctcgtctcttccctgcacCTTCGGCCCATTTTgactcatcccgccgtgttcttcggctcatttcggctcctccattcatgtttgtaaacaccacccgaatggctgggtggctgccgactctgaagccacgcttcacttcgttgcataaacacaagacaagatgctgaagaccggtgtttgggaattcttcagtttaactaaagactaaacgagggcaaaatgtggacccgggagaccagacgaatggatccgactattcgggccgtctccaccGCCGCTGCCGCGCCCCCGGTCAGATgctacggggcggaacgaatatccggatattcgtctttaatatggcccgaatattcggaggccagaaaccactattcgggccagccctaccaTAAACCAGAGGGGGAAGAGCTATTTGGATCCTTTACTTAAGTAACAAGAAAAACCTTCAGAGAGCAAGGTACTCCGCTGAGGGTGCTCAGTCATGgtatgatttccaatggatgaaatctttcaaaaattgCTGGTTCGTAGCgcttgatttgtagtaggatcacaatcatgtgatcatcagcaggcagctgacgtagcgttcgcttgtcatagttacagtgacgctgtgccgctatctcgcaatgaaacagaaatctttaccaaatccgtggatccagactataagcggcatcactgccaaaatctaatcacttgatccttgtgtcatttctgagcttccctgaaaagttcatccaaatttgtttgtccgttttgagtaatgttgccgtGTCCAGCTCTCCTAGAGTAACTGCCtgctcctccatgctcttgagactgttctgggagacacagcaaatcTTTTGGCAATGGCACGTATTGATGtgtcatcctggaggagttggactgtctgtgcaACCTCTATacggtccaggtatcgcctcatgctaccagacgTGACACTGACcatagccaaatgcaaaactagtgaaaaacagaagaCATGAGAAGGGAAAATATGtgagtggccttcacctgtaaaaaacattcctgtttagggggttgtctcattgttacccctctagtgcacctgttgttaatttaaTTAACCTCAAAGCAGCTGAAAGTAATTAAAAACCGTCTCTGTTACTTACtggaccagatcagtatccaaGAACTGTAACTGACTTGATTCAATTAAAAACTGTTCCTTTCATTTTTACGAGCAGTATTGTATGCTATTATGATAATaatagtgaagcatcagtgtgaCAGCAGCCTGTTACCTTCTTAGCTGCTGCAAATGGAACTGATTTGAACTACTTTGTTTTATCTAGTTTTATATACATGGATGGCAAATAAGTCTGAGGGTTTCAAACATGATTAataggagcagaaagaagaaaaaataaagttctgAAACAAATCTTTTTGGAGTTTCAAGACCTTTCGCTGTATCTGAGATTTTTGgtgaattgttgttttttttaatgatgaaaccatgtgagaattttagaaagaaaagttAGTATTTGGTGGAGCTGTTAGCTTACAGACATCTTAAATGTGCCTGACTACACACTGCTTTTTGGAAGAAGCTAAAAAGGTTGGAACCCattggtttaaactggttttaatAATATGTTGAACTGTATTGTTCACTGGCGTAATGTAGTCGAGTAGAAAGTACTACATCTCTCTGAAATGTCGTTGAATGGAAAGCAtaaagatgagataagataaaacaTCTATATTATCTATGTGCTACTTTATGCTCCCACtcgcaaaaaataaaagaagtaaTTTTTCTCAAAATTACTTTTGTAAAGGATTTAGTTATACTCCACCATGATGGTAGACTGTACATGCAGGCTGATAtcaagtacacacgtggacaaaattgttggtacccctcagttaaagaaggaaaaacccacaattctcactgaaatcacttgaaactcacaaaagtaacaataaataaaaatgtattgaaaattaaataatcaaaatcagccatcacttttgaattgttgattaacataattatttaaaaaaacaaactaatgaaatagggctggacaaaaatgatggtacccataacttaatattttgttgcacaaccttttgaggcaatcactgcaattaaacgatttctgtatttgtcaatgagcgttctgcagctgtcaacaggtattttggcccactcctcatgagcaaacagctccagttgtctcaggtttgatgggtgtcttctccaaatggcatgtttcagctccttccacatatgttcaatgcgattcagatctgggctcatagaaggccactttagaatagtccaacgcttttctctcagccattcttgggtgtttttggctgtgtgttttggatcgttgtcctgttggaagacccatgacctgcgactgagaccaagctttctgacactaggcagcacatttctctccagaatgccttgatagtcttcagatttcatcgtaccttgcacactttcaagacaccctgtgccagatgcagcaaagcagccccaaaacattactgagcctcctccatgtttcaccgtagggacagtgttcttttctccgtatgcttggtttttgagtctatgaacatagagttgatgtgccttaccaaaaagctccagtttggtctcatctgtccaaaggacattctcccagaagctttgtggcttgtcaacatgcatttttgcaaattccagtctggcttttttatgagtttttttcagcagtggtgtcctccttggtcgtctcccatgaagtccactttggctcaaacaacgacgaatggtgcaatctgacactgatgtaccttggccttggagttcacctttaatttctttggaggttgctctgggctctttggatacaattccaacgatccgtctcttcaatttgtcatcaattttcctcttgcggccacgtccagggaggttggctactgtcccgtgggtcttgaacttctgaataatatgagccactgttgtcacaggaacttcaagctgtttagagatggtcttatagcctttacctttaagatgtttgtctataattttttttcggatgtcctgggacaattctctccttcgctttctgttgtccatgttcagtgtggtacacaccttttcaccaaacagcagggtgactacttgtctccctttaaataggcagactgactgattatgagtttggaaacacctgtgatgtcaattaaatgacacacctgagctaatcatgtcactctggtcaaatagttttcaatcttttatagaggtaccatcatttttgtccaggcctgtttcattagtttgtttttttaaataattatgttaatcaacaattcaaaagtaatggctgtttttgattatttaattttcaataaatttttatttattgttacttttgtgagtttcaagtgatttcagtgagaattgtgggtttttccttctttaactgaggggtaccaacaattttgtccacgtgtgtagctttTCATGGTGTGAAAGGTCTCTGATTTAATACACCTGCTATGTCgcatcattttcttcattaacTTGAAGTTTAACCTGAccacactggtgtgaatgccaTGACAGCATGACCTACTGGACAGTCTACACTGGTGCTGCAGACCCGTCATCTTTCACTGCATGTACAGGCCTTGTGAACTATAGTACTA
It includes:
- the LOC110951550 gene encoding mitochondrial chaperone BCS1, with product MPLSDFLDGLKDNPYFGAGFGLVGVGTALAVARKGAQVGMIFFRRHYMITLEVPSRDKSYHWLLSWITKHARHTQHLSVETSYLAHESGRIHTQFDFHPSPGNHIIWYGRKWIRVERTREKQMVDLHTGTPWESVTFTALGRDRQIFFNILQEARELALKQEEGRTVMYTAMGAEWRPFGFPRRRRPLSSVVLEAGVAERIVDDVKDFIGNPKWYTDRGIPYRRGYLLYGPPGCGKSSFITALAGELGYSICLMSLSDRTLSDDRLNHLLSVAPQQSIILLEDVDAAFVSRDLLPTENPMAYQGMGRLTFSGLLNSLDGVASSEARIVFMTTNFIDRLDAALIRPGRVDLKQYIGHCTDWQLTQMFRRFYPDEPASEGERFAERALATHSEISAAQVQGHFLLHKMDPVGSIDNVAQIKG